ACGCGCCAGATCGGCTGGATGCTCAAACCCCATGCGGTCGCGATAGGCCGGCGAACAGAATGCCGCCGCCTGACCGCGATAGATCAGGACGGATTCAAGTTTGTCGTCATTGCCGTCAAAATACCGCACGGCAATATCGACCGGATCGCGATCAAAATCCGTAAATTGCACCGACGACCCGACATGAAGTGACGTTGACGGATAATCGATCAGGAACCGCGCCATCCGTTTGGAAAACCATTTCGCGGCAAAACTTGGCGGCATGACCACACGCACCGTATGTTCGCGCTGCCCGCGCAAATGCTGACTGGCATCGATGATCTGCAGCAAGGCGGGTGATATGCGCGCGGCATAATCAAGCCCGTCGGCTGTCGGTTTCACCTGCCGGACCGAGCGAACAAACAGTTCCACCCCTAGCCAGTCTTCAAGCTTTCTGAGCTGCTGCCCGACGGCACCCGGCGTCACATTCAGCTCTTCCGCTGCACGAGAAAAACTATTCAATCGAATAGATGCCTCGAACGCACGCAAGGAATTGAGCGGCGGATATGAACTCATGATGCAGATTTTCTATTCCATGATCCAGATAACATGATTTGTACGCCATTTGGACCGGACCTACAATCGCGACATGACCCCCACGAAAGTTCCGGCCATGAAGAACAACGCATACCTCGTCTTTGGCTTTCTTGCCCTGTGCTGGGGCATGACCTTTTTGTTCAACAAAACGGCAAGCAGCCTGATATCGCCAATGCAGGTCGTGACCGTGCGGGTCATCATGGGCTTTCTGCCGGTTCTGGCATTTGCGATGGCGCGCAAGGTGCTGCATTGGCAACATCTGCGCCATACGCATCATTTCATCGTCATGTCACTTCTCGCGGCCACCGTCTATTACCTTGCCTTTGCCAAGGGCATCTCGCTTCTGCCATCCAGCGTTGCCGGGATGCTAAGCGGTGTGATCCCGATGTTTTCCTTTATCGCGGCGGCGATTTTCCTGCGCAGCG
The Thalassospira xiamenensis M-5 = DSM 17429 DNA segment above includes these coding regions:
- a CDS encoding LysR substrate-binding domain-containing protein, giving the protein MSSYPPLNSLRAFEASIRLNSFSRAAEELNVTPGAVGQQLRKLEDWLGVELFVRSVRQVKPTADGLDYAARISPALLQIIDASQHLRGQREHTVRVVMPPSFAAKWFSKRMARFLIDYPSTSLHVGSSVQFTDFDRDPVDIAVRYFDGNDDKLESVLIYRGQAAAFCSPAYRDRMGFEHPADLARATLLNDILHDWWEEWLGQFARMNPSEIAAIKRIEIDQTSMAIEAAIHGQGVVMANPLLAEEDVMEGKLVHLFPEQVLAVPSGYYLVHPKNRELRGQVKLFRDWLLGEARELTLSQNP